A window of Roseiflexus castenholzii DSM 13941 genomic DNA:
CTGTCACGGTTCGTGTTGCGGGCGAGAAGGCGGCGTTGCTGCGCGATGGAGTGAGGGTGTACGTTCCCGGCGATACGTTCTTCAATACATACACGCCATACTGATCGGTAATGGCGCTGCGTGAACCGTCCGAGACGCTGACGCCAGCGGTTCCATGCCACTGCTCCCGCACACGACCGGAGATAGCATATGCGCCTGGTTCCAGTCGGTCGTAGTATACATAATCGATCCACTGACCAAGACCCGATATGCCGTAACCAATCCACATATATCCGTTCTCGCCCCATGTCGCCCCCCACGAGTTGCGCAGTCGCCACGCCCCCCTGGTTCCTTTGCTGTCGTCCCAACCCACCAGCACGACGGCATGGTTGATGCTGCCGTTGCACGCGGCGGATTCGTCGGTCTCGAACACGCCGGATCGGTGCCACATAAAACGCGACCCGGCGCACACATACGCGGATACCGGACCATGCTCGCGGATGATGCGTTTGATCGTCGCCACATCGGCATTGAACAGCGAGTTCCACGCCAGCATGCGCTCGTGATGCGGCAATGCGCGGGTAAGCGGCGCATCCTGCCCGGTATACGGCAGGTCGCTCTCGTACACGACGCCTGCTTCAGTCTGATGCGCGGGAGTCGCACCGATGAACAGATCATAGGCGGGCATGCCGCCGTCGCAGCCGCCGTGGGTCCCTGCCGACAGCAGGTACTGTTCGGAGAGGTCGCGCTCGACTCCATCGATGCGCTTGATCGCCGACTCGACGACGCCAGCAGTGGCGAATGCCCAGCAAGAGCCGCATCCGCCCTGATCCTTCACAGGAGTGCAGATTCCCTGCTCGCACCAGTTGAATGCCGCCGGCAACCCTTCGTCTGATCCCATCGCTACTGGCGGAAGCGACTGCGGCAGGGCGGCAGTCTGCGCGGATGGCGACGGAGCAGCGAATCGTCCAGTGGTCTCGACCTGGATGGTGAAGGTGCGCAGCGGAGCGGCTTGGCGCTCCCACGGACGACGGTAGACGAGGGTGAGGGTTTCGCTGCCGGCGCGCACCGGCGTGAATCTGAATGCCTGAACCATCGGCGCGCTCGTGGCGGCGGCGGACGAAGCGGACAGTGGCTCGAACACCGGATCGCTCGTCTGTAACAACGATGAAGGTTCTTTCAGTTCCCAGCCGTAGCCGGTTCCAGGTTGCCCTTCGAGTTTGACGATCAGGCGCTGCCCCTCGGCGACGGCGACGCTGGTTCCGTGGTGCGCCAGGGTGACAATAATGTCATTCGGTGATGATCGAACCGCCGATGGAAGGGTGAGCACCCCGGCGGCGATAATGACCAGGAATGTGCAGGCGCTGGCCAGTCTGCGGAAGAGTGCGACGATGAGCATACGGACGATCTTCCTGCTGGGACGAATCTGTGATGATGTGTCTGGCGGCGGTCACGCCTTCTTTTCAAGAATTATAGGAAGAGGGGCGGCAAAATGAAATTGAGGTAATTTTCCTGTTTTGCGGTAGTACTTCTGGATGCGTCTTGACCGGTTTAGTCGCGTGTGCTATACTGGCATTATCCAGGGAATATCGACCAGAATCGAAGTGCGTATCGCTCTTGCTGCCCGGTATGCGCCTGCCGCGAGCCGGGAGTGCGCCCTTTTGCGTCTTGCCGCAAAGCGCAGAACGGTTGCCTCCCCTGGGCGTGTGGGCTGTGCCTGCACAGGATGCCGGGCGCGCAGGCAATCTGCCCACGCAGTGTGGGGGGGTATCGGTCCGCATCCGAGAACGTTCAGTTGCCTTCCGGGAGCACTGTCCGCTCGCCGGTTTTGCTCCAGGAAGGTGTGAAGGGTTGCGGTTGCCTGGTGCCTGTGGGCGTAGGGTGTTGGCAAGACGCGGAAAACGCGCCGATTCGATCTGGGCGTTGTGTTCCCGCACTACTCGTGTGAGCAAAGGAGCTATGGATGAGCCACCATCGTCATCGTCGCGGGACCGTGCTGTTGGCGCTGATCGGCATGCTGCTCACGGTCGTTGCACTCCCCGGCGCGCTACCCGTCGCGCGCGCCTCCGACACCCCTGATCCGTCGTCCGTTACCATTGCCGGAAGTTTTCAAAGCGAACTGGGTTGTCCAGGCGACTGGCAGCCGGAATGCGCCATCACCCGCCTGGTCTACGATGCCGCCGATCAGGTCTGGCAGGCGACGTTCACCATCCCTGCCGGAACCTGGGAGTACAAAGCCGCGCTGAATGGGTCGTGGGACGAAAACTATGGCGCGAATGCGCAACGCAACGGCGCGAATATTCCGCTCACGCTGAGTGCTGCGGCATCCGTCAGGTTCTACTACGACCATGAGACGCACTGGGTTGTCAGCGACCGCAACACGCGCATTGTGACGGCGCCGGGCAATTACCAGAGCGAATTGGGTTGCCCGGGCGACTGGCAGCCCGATTGTTTGCGCTCCTGGTTGCAAGACCCGAACGGCGACGAGGTGTTCGTCAGAACCGTCACCGGACTGCCTGCCGGAAACTATGAGTTCAAGATTGCCATTCATGAGAGTTGGAGCGAAAATTATGGCGCCGGCGGCGCACCCGGCGGCGCGAACATCCCCTTCACCGTGCCTGCGCCCGGCTATCGGGTGACGTTTACCTTCGTCTCTGCGACGAACACTCCTTCCGTTGCGGTCGTCAGCGCCGGAGCACAGCCGGATAACAATGTCGAATGGGACGGGGTGCGCCACGACTCGCGCGACCCGCTCTACCGCGCGCCGGGAGGGGCGGTTCCAGCCGGGACGCCGGTCACCATCCGCCTCCGAACGTTCCACAATGATGTCACGTCGGTGCGGCTGCGGGTATACGACTTGAATGCCAGCACGCAGCGTTTCTACGACATGGCGCCGGCCGCGACCGATGTAGACTGCTATGAGGCGAGTCTGGCGGGCAAGACATGCGATTTCTGGGAGGTGATGCTCACTCAGGCAGCGCCGAATAACCTGTGGTATCGCTTCATTGTTACCGACGGAACCGACACCGACTACTACGACGACAATACCCCGGCGCTCGATGGCGGTTTAGGCGCGATGACCGATGAGCAGGAAGATCACAGCTGGGCGCTGATGTTCTACGATCCGGCGTTTACTGTGCCGGAGTGGGCGACGAGTGCGGTGATCTACCAGATTTTCCCGGATCGCTTCCGCAACGGCGACCCGCGCAACGATCCGCGCACCGGCGATAGCCGGTATGACGACCCGGTTATCGCGTTGCCGTGGGGTGAACTGCCCGAAGGGCACTGCCGCAACTACAGCGATGCTGCGACGAATTGCCCCTGGCGCTTCGACGATACACCGCCCTCCTGGAGTCCGACGAAGGAGGGTCCGCGCGGACGGGACTACTACGGCGGCGACCTGCGTGGTGTGATCAGTCGCCTTGACTATCTCAAGAACCTGGGTGTGACGGTCATCTATTTCAACCCGATCTTCCACGCGAAATCGAACCACCGCTACGATACCTACGACTACTTCCGCATCGACCCGGCGCTCGGCACACTCGCCGACTTCCGGCGTCTGGTGCGCGAAGCGGAGCGGCGCGGCATTCGTGTGATCGTCGATAGCGTGTTTAATCATATGTCGTCGGACAGCCCACAGTTCGACCGTTACGGATACTACGCCTCGCTCGGCGCATGTGAATCGGCCGCATCGCCCTACCGCGACTGGTTCCGCTTCCGTCGTCCCGGACCGGGCGAGCCGTCGCCGTGCGCTCCCTCGACACCCGGCGGCGATGACACGTACTATGTCGGATGGTTCGGGTTCGACAGCATTCCCGAAATTCGCAAGGAACATCCGGCAGTGCTGAACTATTTCGTGACCGGATCGAACAGTGTGTCGCGCTACTGGCTGCGCCAGGGTGCGAGCGGCTGGCGCCTCGACGTAATGGGTGACCCGTCGTTCCCGCCCGATTACTGGCCCACGTTCCGCCGCGTTGTGCGCGAGACGCGCCACGATGCGCTGATCATCGGCGAACTGTGGCAGAAGGACAGCACATTGCTGCGGCACCTGCGCGGCGACACAGCGGACACAACGATGAATTACCGCCTGCGCGATGCGATCATTGGGCTGCTGACGCCGGGACCGTTCGACTCGAAGGGGTTCGCCGACAGTGGACGCCCGATTGCGCCGTCGGAATTCGCTCATCGCATCAGTTCCATCCGCGAAGACTATCCCGACGCCGCGTATCTGACGTTGATGAACCTGGTGGGCAGCCACGACACCGAGCGCATTCTGTGGACGCTGACGCCAGGCGCCGAGACGCGCGCCGACAAGGAGTTCAACGCCGCCAATCTGGCGAACGGCAAGCAGCGGCTGCGTATTGCGTCGCTCATTCAGTTCACCATGCCCGGCGCGCCAACGATCTACTACGGCGATGAAGTCGGTGTCACCGGCGATGACGATCCCGACGACCGACGCACGTATCCGTGGGTCGAGACCGGCGGCAACCCGGATCGGGCGCTGCTGCGCCACTACCGCGATCTGGCGCGCATTCGCCATCATTACCGTTCGCTGCGCGCCGGCGATCTGCGCTTCCTGCTGGCAGACGATACCGCCGGCACGGTGGCGTATTCGCGCATCAGTGGCGACGATGCGGCCATTGTTGCCATCAACCGCAGTTCGCAGCCACGCACCGTTGACATTCCGGTTTCCGGCGTCATTCCTGACGGCACAGCGTTCTTCCCCTCCTACTGCGTTGCCAATGACCAGTTGAAGGACTGGCTGCATGTCGAGAACGGTCGGCTACGGGTGACGCTCAACCCGATGAGCGCTGTGCTGCTGACCAGTTACCTGGCGGATCTGACGCCGCCGGCGTCTCCGGCAAACCTGTGGGTGACGGACGAGGGCGACGGGCAGGTGAGCCTGACGTGGAACGGCGTTCCCGGCGCTGCGGGGTACAACCTCTATCGCAGCCCATTGAGCGGCGGCGGGTTCGTGAAGGTCAACGACGCGCCGCTGACGGCGATTGTCTACACCGACACAGGGTTGCGCAACGCGCGCGACTACTTCTATGTCGTGACTGCGGTCGATGAGAAAGGGAACGAAAGCGCCGTCTCGAACGAAGTGCGCGCTATGCCGCGCCTCCAGATCGGATGGGCGAACCTGCAATGGCCCCCATCGATCACCCACACCATCAGCGCCATCAACCGCACCCCGCTGATCTTCGGTCAGGTCTGGATCAACGGCGTTACCAACCGTCCGGGAGCAACGGAAGGGCTGCGCGCGCAACTCGGCTACGGACCACGCGACAGCGACCCGGCGGGCAACCCCGCCTGGACGTGGATCGAGGCGGAGTTCAATGTCGATGCCGGCAACAACGATGAATTCAAAGCCAGCCTGCTGCCGGATCAGACCGGTGCGTTCGATTATGCCTATCGCTACAGCACAACGAACGGGCGCTCCTGGGTCTATGCCGATCTTGACGGCATCGGCAACGGCTACACCCCATCGCAGGCAGGCAAACTGACGGTTGTCGCCAGTAGTGACACCACCCCGCCGGTGGTCCCGACCGGACTGACGGTGGTGACCGCCTCGCCGACCGGCATTGCGCTGCGCTGGAACGCAGTCACCGGCGACCCGACGCTCTACGGCTACGAAGTGCGGCGCAGCAGCGTCTCCGGCGGACCGTACACCACGATTGCGACGATCACCGGCGCGGAGTACACCGACACGTCGATCATCCAAGGGGCGACCTACTACTACGTCGTGCGCGCGGTGGACACATCGTTCAACCGGTCCGGCGAATCCGCCGAAGTTGCGGCGACTGCCGAGTTGCGGACGGTGAGCGTTACCTTCACCGTGACCGTTCCGGCAACGACACCGGCAGGCAGCACAGTCTATATCGCCGGGTTCCTTGATCGACTCGACGGCAACCTGCCGCAGTGGAACCCCGGCGGCGTCGCGCTGACGCAGATCGGACCGAACCGGTGGTCGATCACGCTCACCGGCAAGGAAACAACCCAGATCGAGTACAAGTACACCCTGGGTTCGTGGGATTACGTCGAAAAGGGTGCGGCGTGCGACGAGATCGCCAATCGCCAGTTGACCCTGAGTTACGGCGTGGATGGCACGCAAGTCGTGAACGACAGCGTACCGAACTGGCGCAATGTGGCGCCGTGCGGGAATTGACTGCTCACCTCCTCACTCCCGACCCCTCTCCCTGCACGCGGGGAGAGGGGAGGACCTCTCAGGTGGAGAGTTTTTCAGGCACGAGGAATAGGGAACCAGCGCAGAACGGACAGCCGCTGCGATTGATCGCGCCGCTTACGTCAGAAGGATCGCCCCCGACGTGTTGTGCGATGGCGGCGCACAGCCATGAGCGCAAGCGATACACCGGTCTAATGCGGTTTCTGCGGGACACCCTTCGCGCCCCAACGCGCTCACGCCATGCAGGTGTATCGGCGCACCACTAAGACACCAAGACACAAAGGAACATATCGGCGCCTTCGCATTTGAGATGATGACGCTGCACAGGAACTAACCCCTTGGATCTAACGATACACGCCCCTACCTGGAATCCATCGCCGGGGCTGCGTGTTGCTCGGATCGCCTCGCTGCGCACATGCGGCGCTGCGGCGGTCATGGTCTCCGCACCGGCTCGGAACTGAAGGCGTCCGGCTGCGCCGCCGCCAGCGCCTTCCAGAGGGTAACCGACACACCCCTCTGTCAGACAGAACCTGGGCACAACGTGGAACGACCCGGAGGTGATTACGGTTCTGTAATCGCCTTACCGGCATCTTCGGGAAAGCTATACACGGCAATCCCTAAACGTTCGGCCACCTTCCGCGCTGCCGGGTCGACCATCGGCGAAATCACAATAAGTCGCTGTGCTGTCCGGCCATGGCGTTGTTGATACCAACGAGCCTTGCGTTCAAACAAATACATGTCCGCTTTGCTCATTGAAGATTTAATCTCACAAATCAGCAAAACGCCATTTTTAATGATCAGATCGAGTTCAACCTGTTCGGGACGACCAAACACCTCCCCACTATCATCATATTCATTGACATGAATCACCTCAAGCGGGAAGAAATCGGTCAAAATGCCTTGGAGTGCACTCCGAAACGAGTGTTCGGACGACAATCCCCAGCGTGCGCCTAAGGCGCCTATGGTCGAATCAAACCGACGATTCAGGACGTCTGTTCTCTGGATCAGTTCGCGAATCTCACGTTGATTTTCTTCCCATCGCCGATTTTGCTCCTCCCACTTCCGGTTTTGCTCGTCCCACAGTCCTACTTGTTCGTCCCACTTCCGATTTTGCTCGTCCCACAGTCGTACTTGCTCGTCCCACTTCCGATTTTGCTCGTCCCACAGTCGTACTTGCTCGTCCCACTTCCGATTTTGCTCGTCCCACAACCGCATTTGTTCTGCCCAACGTCGTGACTGCTCTTCGCGATCACGGCGTAGCTCGTCGAGCATTTGATCAAATCGACTCTCTGTTTCACGGCGGTCAGCAAAATATTGTTGCGACAGCCGCACAATCAAGCGCTGCAATTCTGGATCCCGCTCGAAGAGCGCCGGTAGTTCTTGCAAGATGAGGTCGCGTAGTTGTTCGCGATCGATTGACATACAATGCTACCCCCACAAGGGTCCGAAGATAAAAGGGTATGTGGATGATTATAGCATAGTGTTACCTCTTCCAGCAGCAGCCCCTGCGCCCAGGCGCGCCCGCTCACGTGCAACACATGCGGAAAGAGGCCCTGCTCCGCCACACGCGGCGACAGTTCACGACGGAGCGTGGCGAGGGTTGGCGGAACAAGGCGGGTAAGGAGAGTGGGAGCGTGGGCGTCATGGATGGCACGCGCCAGCCGCGCCCACTCGGCGCGCAGATCGAGGAGTGCAGGTGGGCGATTGTGGTCGCGCGGGTCGAAGACCGGCGCCGCCAGGATCGCCGCGACGCGCAGCATCTGCGCCGGGTCACACCCGGCGGAACGCGCCTGCGCCGCCGCCTGCCCGATCTGGATTACATTGTGCGAGCCGGTGATCAAAATGGAGTGCGTGGCATCGCCGCCGATATCGATGTGTCCCGGATTGCTCATTGGATATATGCCAGAATGATGACAGTCGGCAATTACGGACATCGTACTATGGTTCGGGCAGAGATTCAAGCGCTTGACCGGATTGGGGCAAAAACCATAGCCAATCGCCGGGGATCGGGGGCAACGGTGCGTGCTGCGGGCAGAGCGCGGGTGACGGTCGCCGGAGACGAGAGCCGCAACCTTTGGCGATGCGCATTCGTCACACAATGCAGGAAGAGTCGAATGAGAAAGGACGGTTCCCAATGGGTAGCCAGTTAGTGCGCAGCAAAAGCGACCGCATGATCGCGGGCGTGTGTGGTGGTCTTGCGCGTTACTTCAACATCGACCCGGTGATCGTGCGGTTGGTGTTTGTTCTGGCGGTGCTCTTCGGCGGCATCAGCCCGCTGGTGTACGTTATCCTGTGGATTGTGATGCCGGAAGAAGGGGCAGTTCCGGCGCCGCCGCAATTGAACCATCCCCGCCCTGTGGAAGAATGGAAATACGACCCGTACACCGGCGAACCGATCCGGCGCGAGTCGTGATGACCATAGCGCGCGCTCATATCGTTGGTGGTAGGCGTCGTGACGCGCGAGAGACGGAGTGCTTGCTCCGTCTCTCCGTTGCTGCGCCGTTGTCGTCGATCTGTCGTTGCTACGGCGTGGTTGCCGATGTCGGCGCGACAATCGCATCGTACAACACATGAAACTCCTGCTCGAATGCCGCCGTGATGGTCTCTGGATCGGGAACCAGCCCGGCGTCGGTAATCACACCGAGCGTCACCTGACCGCAGTAACTCATAATGCTGACCCCCATCCCCAACCGACCTGACTGCGGCACCCAGAACATCATGTTCTTGATCCGATTGCCCGCCAGGTAGAGTTGCTCCGTTGGACCGCGCACATTCGTCATCACTGCGGTCGCCTTGCTGCCGAACAGATTGACCGCCTGCTCCTCCACCTGCGCCGGCGTGCGCCCAAAGAAATTGAGCAGACCGTAGAAGACATACGCTTCGGGAGATCGTTTGAGCGCCTCCATTCGCTGCTTGACTTCGGCAAGGCGCACGACCGGACTCGGCGTGCCCAGCGGCAGCGAGAGAAACACCAGTCCGAACTCATTCCCCAGGTCGTGGGCGCGGGAGGGTGGCCGCAGATCGACCGGGATCACGGCGCGGATTTCCACTCCATCGGCGGATGCGCCGCGCCCGATGAGATAGTTGCGCAACGCCCCCGCCACTGCCGCCAGGAGCACGTCGTTGACTTTCGCCCCTGCGGTCTTCCCGATCTGCTTCACCTGCTCCAGTGGCGTCGGCGACGACCAGGCGACCCGTTTCTGCACCCCCAGTGGACCTTTGAAGAGCGTCTTTGTTTCGGGCGGCAGCAGCAGCACCCGGCTCAACGCCATCGCCCCGCTGGCTGCCTGCGCCGGCAGGTCGAGGAGATGCTCGGGATGTCGCAAGAATTCCATCCCTTCGTGAACCAGTTCGTCAGCCAGTTTGATCGAACCTTCAATTGTTGCTACGATTGGTTCCAGCAAAGGACCGAGGGTGTGGTTGTGGTTGGACTGCGGTCGCGGGAGTTCAATCGGCGCATCGGGCGTCTTGTCCATCAACCGATGCATCACCGTGTTCATGGCGGCGCCATCGCCGATGCAATGGTGGAACCGCATCACGACGGCTGAACCGCCAAGCACGTTCTCAACCAGGTGCACCTGCCAGAGTGGTTTGGTGTAGTCGAGCGGCGTGCTCGCCAGATCGCCAAGAAACTCCTGGAGGGTTGTCATGTCGCCGGGCGATGGCAGCGCCACCCGATGCACATGGGCGCGGATCGAGAAGTGGGGATCGGGTTCCCATCGGGGAGCGCTGAATGAACCACGCTGATCCGTCACGCGCATGCGGAAGCGCTCAAACGATAACAAGCGCGACTCGAACGTCTTGTAACAACGCTCGACATCAATTGGACCGTCGAGCAACGCCACGCCCGTCACCATCATCAGGTTCGTCGGGTCGTCCATATGCAACCAGGCGCTGTCAACGGCGCCGAGGGGATGGGAGTCCTGAGCCATCGTCCGACCTCCGTTATTCACCAGAACCGCTTCGGTGCGTTGATCGTACACGACCGACAGGAGCAGCGAAGGTGAGAAGTTGCCACAGAGCGGTAAAAGTTGACCATTGTCGAAGAGGAACGTCAATATGGTCTGGTGAGCGTCTATCTGTAATACCAATGACGATTGAAGATGCCGCATGCGTGTCATTCCGAGCCCTTCGCTTCGCTCAGGGTAAACGCAGCGAGGAATCCGAGCGGGTTCGCGCAAGACCCCTCGCGCTGCGCGGGGTGACCATGCCGGATGGTCACAGGTCATTGGTATAAGGGGGACATATGACACTGTTCAGCATCGTGCTTATCCCGATGGGAGTCATGTGCGTTGGCATGGGCATCAACGGCGTCATCTCCGTGCGACGCGCCCAACATGCAGTGCCTCATTTCCGGAGCCTGCCGGTGTCAACGGCGTCGGACATCCAGGCAGCCGCGGTAGGCGCCGGGGTGGTCGTCGCAGGCATTGTCAGCGCCAGCAATCCTGCACAACGGTACAATCTCGTCTTGTACGCAGACCAGATCAATGAGAGCGAATCAACGTTCTCAGGGAGGAATGGCAGAGAACTAAAGACCGTGCCATTGCTCTTGCAGACTCCCGACGGCGTGGTGCGGATCGCCAATAGCGGCTATGCTCTGGTGCGTCCGCTGGTGCGCTGGAACAGGTGCAATCCTCGCGCTCAAACAGTATGTCGGCTTTGTAGCAGGCCAGCGGGTGACTGTGCTCGGACGTATTGTTGACCATGGTTCAGGAAGAGCGATCGAAGCCGCGTTCCTCTTCGGCGGCGCCCCTGCCGACTACCCTTCATACCAGCGCGGGATTGCGATTGATGGATAGATCAGGATTCTTGCTGGCTGCATTGGAGGGGTGTTCTTTCTCTTTCTGGGTTTCGGAACGTTCCTGTTTCCTCTATCCGAATAGTACAGCCTCAAAGGAGAGTCTATGAACGGCAATGATCGCCTCTATCACATCGGGTTTGGGCGCAGCGATCTGGGCGACGATCCGCCGCGCATCGCGCTGCTGAGCGGCGACCCGGAGCGCGCGCGCCTGATCGCGCAGACGGCGCTCCGCGGTGCGCGCGTTCTCTCGGAGAATCGTGGGTTGCACAGTTCTGTCGGAACGCTGCCAAACGGCGCGCCGATCCTTTCGGCAACCAGCGGCATGGGTGCGCCGTCGCTTAGCATTGTAGTGAATGAACTCGTGCAGGTCGGCGTTCGCACCATCATCCGCGTCGGCACCAGCGGCTCGATCCAGCTGCACATTCCGCCGGGGAGCATTGTCATTTCCAGCGCCGCACTGTGTCGTCAGGGCGCCGCCGACGACATCGCGCCGCGCGAGTTCCCGGCTGCCGCCGATCCGTTCGTCACCGTCGCGCTTATCGAAGCCGCGCGCGCCGCAGGGGTCGAGTATTTCGCTGGCGTGACGGCATCGGTGGATACCTTCTACGAAGGGCAGGAGCGCACCGGCTCCGCCAATCCGCACCTGCTGCGCCGGTTGCGCGGCATTACCGACGAGTACCGCCGCCTGAACATCCTCAACTACGAAATGGAAGCCGGCACGCTGTTCAAAATGGGGCTGGTCTACGGATTTGCGGCTGGATGCGTCTGCGGCATAGTTGCGCAGCGCACTGCGAGTGAAGCGATCATCGTCGAACGCAAGGCGGTCGCCATTGAACGCGCGATTGCTGTAGCCGTGCGCGCCGCAATCGCGCTGACCGCATCCCCTGCCTGACTCCAGTTCAGGAAGGGGATGCCATCGGTCCCACGCCAGATTCGGACAGGAGGCGCGTTCTTGTCGGCGCCACTGATTATCGAGAGGTCTGGAACATGGTGATCACGCCGGTGAGAATCTGGCGAACCGTTCATGAATTGACATAACTTAACCAATCGGCGATCAGGCTCGCTCGCGCTCTCCGCCGATTGGTGAGAGATGGTACAATGGAGACGCGCGCTTCGAGCAGGCGAAGGACATAAAGCGGCATTCAGCAGACGATACCGGCGCCCGGAAGCGCGGAGAGCGTGGTGTGACCGTCCCTTCTTTGGCATCGTGTGCCCGGCATACCGGCTTGGAGGATACGCACACCTGTCGATTTTTCCGGCAATCTCACATCGTGCATCATCGGTTTCGGTCATTACGATGCCCAGATATGCCTTTCCCTGCATCGCCGGAGAGTCGTCAGGACGCGGCGATACTCCTCGCACCTGAACACATGCGATCCTTGAGAAGGAGAGGGCGGCGAGATGCGAACACGTGAGGCATCGGAACCGTCGCGCGCCTCGTGCCGCGTGTCTTGCAGAGGCTTCGGGAAGAGGCGAGCCGGACCTTGGGACCTGCCGCGTGCTACGTGCCTCGCGTCTCATAGAGGCAGCGAGGTGAGGCAAGAGCAGGAGGATACAAAGGCTCGGAGTCCTTGTGCCTTTGTATGCGCTTACCCACCTCTGGCGCGCATGAGATACGGAGGAAGCACATGACCGAAAAACAAAAAACCGTTGTCGCCGCTGCGCTCGGCGAATGTGTGCATGTTGCCGGCGTGATGAACTTTCTGCGCCTGGCGGAAGAAGCCGGCTGGCGCACGGTCTTTCTGGGTCCGGCCACGCCGATTGAGCGGGTGCTCGAAGCCGCGCGACAGGAGCAGGCCGATCTGGTTGGCGTGTCCTACCGCCTGACGCCGGAAACCGGCGCGCATCTCCTGGGGCGTTTCGCCGAAGCGGCAGACGATCTGCATGCCGCAGGGGTGCGTTTCGCCTTCGCCGGAACGCCGCCGCTGGCGGAGAAAGCCGCCACGCTCGGTTTCTTCGAGCAGGTGTTCGATGGCAGCGAACCGGCCGATCAGGTTCTGGCATATCTCAGGGGGCAAAATCCGGCACACGCAACCGAGGCGGATTTTCCGCAACGCACCGTTGACCGCATTCGCTGGAAAGCGCCATTTCCCCTGATCCGTCATCACTTTGGTCTGCCGACGATGCAGGCGACCATCGATGGCATTGCGCGCATCGCCGAAGCGCGCTGTCTCGATGTGATTTCGCTCGGCACCGATCAGGACGCCCAGGAGAACTTTTTCCGCCCCGAACGTCAGGACCCGGCGCGTACCGGCGCCGGCGGCGTGCCGGTGCGTAGCGCCGACGACTATCGCGCCCTCTACGCTGCCAGTCGACGTGGCAACTACCCGCTTATGCGCACCTACTCCGGCACTGATGATTTCGTGCGCCTGGCAGAGTTGTATGTCGAAACGATCAACATCGCCTGGTGCGCCATCCCGCTCTTTTGGTTCAACCGCATGGACGGGCGCGGACCGTGGGACCTGGAAGGGTCGATCCGCGAACATCAGACGATTATGCGCTGGTATGGCGAGCGGGACATTCCGGTTGAACTCAATGAGCCGCACCATTGGGGCATGCGCGATGCGCCCGATACGGTCTTTGTTGCCAGCGCCTATCTCTCGGCGTACAATGCGCGCGCGTTCGGCGTGCGCGACTATATCGCGCAACTGATGTTCAACAGCCCGCCCGGTTTGTCCGATGCCATGGACCTGGCAAAGATGCTGGCGGTGATCGAGATTACTGCGCCGCTGGCAGGACCGGATTTCCGCATCTGGAAACAGACCCGCACCGGGTTGCTGAGTTACCCGGTTGATCCGGCTGCGTCGCGG
This region includes:
- a CDS encoding PD-(D/E)XK nuclease family protein, coding for MSIDREQLRDLILQELPALFERDPELQRLIVRLSQQYFADRRETESRFDQMLDELRRDREEQSRRWAEQMRLWDEQNRKWDEQVRLWDEQNRKWDEQVRLWDEQNRKWDEQVGLWDEQNRKWEEQNRRWEENQREIRELIQRTDVLNRRFDSTIGALGARWGLSSEHSFRSALQGILTDFFPLEVIHVNEYDDSGEVFGRPEQVELDLIIKNGVLLICEIKSSMSKADMYLFERKARWYQQRHGRTAQRLIVISPMVDPAARKVAERLGIAVYSFPEDAGKAITEP
- a CDS encoding PspC domain-containing protein, which gives rise to MGSQLVRSKSDRMIAGVCGGLARYFNIDPVIVRLVFVLAVLFGGISPLVYVILWIVMPEEGAVPAPPQLNHPRPVEEWKYDPYTGEPIRRES
- a CDS encoding cobalamin B12-binding domain-containing protein, which encodes MTEKQKTVVAAALGECVHVAGVMNFLRLAEEAGWRTVFLGPATPIERVLEAARQEQADLVGVSYRLTPETGAHLLGRFAEAADDLHAAGVRFAFAGTPPLAEKAATLGFFEQVFDGSEPADQVLAYLRGQNPAHATEADFPQRTVDRIRWKAPFPLIRHHFGLPTMQATIDGIARIAEARCLDVISLGTDQDAQENFFRPERQDPARTGAGGVPVRSADDYRALYAASRRGNYPLMRTYSGTDDFVRLAELYVETINIAWCAIPLFWFNRMDGRGPWDLEGSIREHQTIMRWYGERDIPVELNEPHHWGMRDAPDTVFVASAYLSAYNARAFGVRDYIAQLMFNSPPGLSDAMDLAKMLAVIEITAPLAGPDFRIWKQTRTGLLSYPVDPAASRAHLSASIYLQMALRPHIIHVVGHTEAHHAATADDVIEACGIARRAIENALRGQPDMTADPSVRARAAQLVEETHLLLNAMAQLAPPGVTDPLTDPATLTKAVEIGLLDAPQLRNNPFAPGRVATRFINGMCLAVDAQGRPLDEKERIRLALDHATMSA
- a CDS encoding WS/DGAT/MGAT family O-acyltransferase, giving the protein MTFLFDNGQLLPLCGNFSPSLLLSVVYDQRTEAVLVNNGGRTMAQDSHPLGAVDSAWLHMDDPTNLMMVTGVALLDGPIDVERCYKTFESRLLSFERFRMRVTDQRGSFSAPRWEPDPHFSIRAHVHRVALPSPGDMTTLQEFLGDLASTPLDYTKPLWQVHLVENVLGGSAVVMRFHHCIGDGAAMNTVMHRLMDKTPDAPIELPRPQSNHNHTLGPLLEPIVATIEGSIKLADELVHEGMEFLRHPEHLLDLPAQAASGAMALSRVLLLPPETKTLFKGPLGVQKRVAWSSPTPLEQVKQIGKTAGAKVNDVLLAAVAGALRNYLIGRGASADGVEIRAVIPVDLRPPSRAHDLGNEFGLVFLSLPLGTPSPVVRLAEVKQRMEALKRSPEAYVFYGLLNFFGRTPAQVEEQAVNLFGSKATAVMTNVRGPTEQLYLAGNRIKNMMFWVPQSGRLGMGVSIMSYCGQVTLGVITDAGLVPDPETITAAFEQEFHVLYDAIVAPTSATTP
- a CDS encoding nucleoside phosphorylase, with the translated sequence MNGNDRLYHIGFGRSDLGDDPPRIALLSGDPERARLIAQTALRGARVLSENRGLHSSVGTLPNGAPILSATSGMGAPSLSIVVNELVQVGVRTIIRVGTSGSIQLHIPPGSIVISSAALCRQGAADDIAPREFPAAADPFVTVALIEAARAAGVEYFAGVTASVDTFYEGQERTGSANPHLLRRLRGITDEYRRLNILNYEMEAGTLFKMGLVYGFAAGCVCGIVAQRTASEAIIVERKAVAIERAIAVAVRAAIALTASPA